In Corylus avellana chromosome ca8, CavTom2PMs-1.0, the genomic stretch AaacaagctcataaattttgTACTACAAGAGAACCTCAAAAAACCCATTGATAGCCGAGGTTccgaaataattaaaaaaaaaaaagtgtttttccTCTCTTTTGTCTATCGGGAACTATTGCCTTCACTTCTAAATCCGCTTTCACATACCATCATCCATACAGCTTCCAATTCAGCAATAAAGCACACAAGTCGGAGaaaggagattttttttataaaaaaaatcagtttgcaGGGACTGGATTCTTTTTAGCAATATGATTGAATCCAAACTTTTTCAATTATTAGGGGCGATAGATTGTGGGCAGTTTGTTCCTGTTTCCATcattatatataagtaatgtgATGGGGTTTTGTTTTATGATCTCATACGTAATGGAAACACAGAGACAATGTGATACACCAAATTTATCTGATGAAATGAGAAGATCAATTGCCTCATTATATAATATTTGAGTTGAGGGATCATTGGCGGAGCTtgagtgttttttctttttaactcttTATACTTGGACAGCCGCATTTGTAGCTCCCTTGGAGCTTagttttctcaattttcttgttcttttttttgcGCTCCTCTGTGctcttttaatgcattattacttatgaaaaaattttcttgttcttttctctcctCCTAATTaggtgtctctcttgtatactctgtGTACCAAAGTAGCACTTttcgcttttaataatattttgattacttataataaaaactaatgaTAGATTAATCAATCACATGacataattttaacaaaaactacTAAACCCAGTTTATCACATTTTGGTAATGTATTATAATATGAACTTGAGATTTTTTGCTTTGCACAAAGAGGAAAACTTTTTATACTCTTCCTTCCACATAGGCAAAAGAAACTGTCAAGTATGTTTTTGTTGTATATTGGACAGTCTTCATTTGGTGTTAAGGGCATTCGTTCGAGTATAAGTTTAGCTGGCAAGCCCACTGTTAATGGTGTTTGAGTGTTCGAGTTTTCATGCTGTCAGAGACTAAGTGCCctattcttctatttttactACTTGGATGTGTGAATGTTGTCTTATATAATCAGCAGTTCTGTCACTTTGTAGTATGGGCATTATATTGATTTTGGGTGTAATGTATGTGTACCTGGCCTACTTTATAGGGTATTGGACCATTCAAACTTCACAAACATTTTGCTAATATAGCAAATATTCTTTAACATTCCCATTTAATATTGTAAGCAACTGAAATATGTCCCAGGATTCTTGGTAATTTTTGTGCTAGAGGATTCTAGaatctttaaatttttctatCATCGGCAGTTTTCATTCGGACTACAGATTGCATGTATTAGGTCTAGATTGCAAGGAAAACGATCTTAGCCCCATAGCTTAGAGCAACAATTAGAAGTCAGGCATTGACTTTATTCTTGTGTTTGTATGCTGATTCTAGACCTTCTCTATTTAAGGACCTTGCCTTTGGAGGTAATCTTATGTATTTACTTTGTAACTCAAAATGAAGTATTGGTGAAACACAACTGTTATTGAGTCGAATTCCTAAACTTAATTTCAATTATTGTTCCTGCATTCTCCACTAGATACTCCTTGGTCATTGTTTTCCCTGGGATTCTTAATCTTATAGTTGATCTTGGCTTCATTTTAGAACTTTGTTGTCATACTTCTTTGCGTATTTTTTGTATCAATTCAGTATTCATATAGAGTGTGATGTTAATTTtagcaaatatttttataactttGCAGACTTTAGAAGAAAGATTGCTTCAGTCCAACATGATCGCCATTGTTAGGACTTCTATAACTTTGACAATGATAGAAAACCTGAGCATTTCAAGCTAGGTCAAATATGGGCAGCTCAATATAGAGCAAATTTAAGTAGCTTTCAGTATGCTCGAGTTGATCGCAATTCTGCAGAAGCAGTTCTCTTTACATGGTTAAAGCCAAACCCTGTCAGTATTGGCGAGAAAAGATGGTGTGATACAGGCTTACCTGTTGCTTGTGGGTCATTTGATTTGGATCCTAAGTTGAATAGTGAGGAGAGTTGGCCAATGGTTCCATCCTACAAATGTTCTTGGGATCATAGTGGGACAGATGAAGAATTTGAAATTTACCCAAGAGAATGTGAGATTTTGGCACTATATAAGGATTGGAACCTTGATGAGTGGGTCTATAATCCTGATTTTGTGAAAGCATGCAAATTTCAGTTGGTTGAAATCagacatttttcaaaatatttaggTTCATATGGTGCATGTTTGGTAAAGGTAGACGGTTTTAGAAACATTTTTGAGAGACAAACAATTGGAGGGAGTTCTGTCACTCTCCGCATCCCTCCAGCAAATCCATACATATTCTCTCATAATGTCCTAGCATATAGGTTTAAGGGTGGAGAAATTGATAAAGTTGTTGAAGGGATGCTTGAGTTGGACCAGTTGGCTTTACCTAAAATTATGATTCAGGAGCATGACTCCCCAAAAGCACCAAAGAATTGGAATGCTGGTAGTTTTTTAGCCATAATCCATTGTGAGGGCATCTTTCCTTGATGTCATATCTAGAGGAGCAACTCCTGAAGCCTAGTTGGTCTTCAAATGATTTTGCCATTGGTCAGGTATGGGCTTtgtacaatggaaaagattttttgCCTAGGCAATACACCATAATAGATAATTTGATTTCTGAGAGCCAAGTATGTGTGACTTTCTTAGAAGCTCTACCTACTTTTGACAATAGGATTGCttggaagaaagaaaagctACCAATTGTATCCAGCATGTCTGAGGTCAGTGGAACTAGTGTCAACCTTGAAATGTCACAGTTCTCATGTTTAGTCAACAGCCAAAAAAGCAATGGTCTGCCACTCTACAAAATTTACCCGCAAAAAGGTGAGATTTGGGCTTTATACAAGAACTGGAATAGCAAATGGAAGCGCTCTGATTATGAAAATTACCAATGCCAGGTTGTCCAAATTCTATCAGACTTGTGTGAGGGGATGTGATAACAGTAGCTAGGCTGACAGAGGTGAAGGGTTGGCTGACTTTCTTTCATAGGCAACAAGTTGATGGGTTTGATTTGATTCATGTAGTTTCCACCAAAGAGATGTTTAGTTTCTCTCATCAAATCCCTGCTTTCCGTGTGCCTGGAATTGGGAGATATCGCATTCCTGAAAGCTCTTGGCATTTGGAACCAAATGCTCTACCTCCCAAGCGCAAGAACTGAACAATGTTCCAAAATTCAGGGGgaaaaaaagttgtaaaaaaATCTCAATACATGTCAAGGCTTTAAATACAGTTGCAAGAATTCCTCAAATGTGAATCTAGTATAACCAGACTGGACGATAATTCATCGCCATAGCCTACTTATGAAGCCCTTCTTGTCTTTCTTCATCCTATTCTCAAGAGATGGGAAATCGATATAATTGAAGGCAAGGTCAAGAACAATCTGATTGCGAGGGATTGCTTGGAAGGCAGGAGGGAAGACTTCAATGTGTGAAACAACTTTGACATTTGAATCACCAACTGCTGGCTCATAACTGTCCAATTTCTCAAGAAGGTATTTCTCCAACTGAAACAAATTGAAATCAGAATGTCACACTTATGGTAGACTATACAGGCCTACGCATAGTAGCatgttttttgataaataagtagCATGCTTTCTTATACAAGCATTTCAAATATACTGAAGTATGTCCTGTTTGTtacacaaacacacaaagaATATAAATAATACATCTATTGCAAACTATTCTAAATAATGCATTCCTACTGTCCTTTGGGTATCATTTGTGTAGGAAAACAATAATAGCATCAAAACAATCTTTCAATGCTAAAAGAAATTCGTCAGCGCCTCCATTTGCTATTCCAGTTCTTGTACAAAGCCcaaacctcactttttagcGGGTAAATTTTGTAGAATGGCTGACCATTGCTTTTTTGGTTGTTGACTAAACAGGAGAACTATGACATTTCAAGGTTGACACTAGTTCCACTGATCTCAAACATCCTGGATACAACGGGTAACTTTTCATTCTTCCAAGCAATCTCATGGTCAAAAGTAGGTAGAGCTTCTAAGAAAGTCACACATACCTGGCTCTCAGAAATTAAATTATCTATTCTAGTGTATTGCCTAGGCAAAAAAATCTTTTTCACTGACCAGGACCCATATCTTTTTCACTGTATAGGACCCATATCTGACCAAGTGGGCTTTGGGAGTTGCTCCTCTGGATATGACTTCAAGGAAGGATGCCCTCCCAATAGATTATGGCTAAAAAAACTGTCAGCATTCTAATTCTTTGGTGCTTTTGGGGAGTCAATCTCCTGAATCATAATTTCAGGTAAAGCCAACTAGTCCAGCTCAAACATCCCTTTAACAACTTTAATAATTTCTCcacccttaaacttatatgctGGGACATTATGAGGGAATATGTACAGATTTGCTAGAGGGATGCAGAGAGTGAGAGGACTCCCTCCAATTGTTTCTCTCTAAAATGTTTCTAAAACCGTCTTCCTTTACCAAACATGCACCATATGAAcctaaatattttgaaaaatgtatgaTTTCAACCAATTGAAATTTGCATCCTTTCACAGAATCAGGATTATAGACCCACTCATCAAGGTTCCAATCCTTATACAGTGCCCAAATCTCACATTCTCTTGggtaaattttaaattcatcATCTGTCCTACCATGATCCCAAGAACATTTGTAGGATGGAATCATTGGCCAGCTCTCCTCACTATTCAACTCTGGATTCAAATCAAATGACCCACAAGCAACAGGTAAGCCTGCATCACACCATCTTTTCTCGCCAATACTAATAGGGTTTGGCTTTAATCATGTAAAGAGAATTGCGATCGACTTGATCATACCAAAAGTTACTTAAATTTGCTCTATATTGAGTTGCCCATATCTGACTTGGCTTGAAATGCTCAGATTTTTTATCATTGTTAAAGTTCTTGACAATGGCGATCATGTTGGACTGAAGCAATCTTTCTTCTAAAGTCTAGaaagttataaaaatattttcgaaAATTAACATCACACTCAATATGAATACTGAATTGATACAAAAAATACGCAAAGAAGTATGCAAACAAAGATCTAAAAGAAGTCAAGATCAACTATAAGATTAAGAATTCCAGGGAAAACAACGACCAAGAAGTGTCTAGTGAAGAATGCGGGAACAATAATTGAAATTAAGTTCAGGAATTCTACTCAATAACAACTGTGTTTCACCAATACTTCATTTTGAGTTACAAAGTAAATACATAAGATTACCTCCAAAGACATGGTCCTTAAATAGAGAAGGTCTAGAACCAGCAAACAAACACAAGAATGAAGTCAATGCCTGACTTCTAATTGTTGCTCTAAGCTATGGGGCTAAGATCGTTTTCCTTGTAATCTAAACCTAATACATGCAATTTGTAGTCCGAATGAAAACTGCTGATTATAGAAAAATTTGAAGATTCTAGAATCCTCTAGCACTAAAATTACAGTTGGGAATCCTGATACATATTTCAGTTGCTTACAATAATTTTGATAAGTGAACAAagcttttcaatatttttgctTACAATATTAAATGGGAATGTTAAAGAATATTTGCTAAATGTTTGTGAAGTTTGAATGGTCCAATACCCTATAAAGTAGGCTAGGTACGCATACATTACACTCAAAATCAATATAATGCTCATACTACAAAGATGACAGAACTGCTGATTATATAAGACAACATTCACACATCCAAGTagtaaaaatagaagaatggGGCACTTAGTCTCTGACAGCATGAAAACTCAAACACCATTAATAGTGGCTTGCCGGCTAAACTTATACTCAAACGAATGTCCATAACACCAAATGAAAACTGTCCAATATACAATAGAAACACACTTGACAGTTTCTTTTGCCTATGTGGATGGAAGAGTATAAAAAGTTTTCCTCTTTGTGTAAAAATGGAAACAGCACAACAAGCACACGGAATCGAGGATAGTTCTGTATACCAAGTGTAAAAATGGAAACAACAGAGCAAGCACACATAATCGAGAGGCTGGAAACAGGGTAACTACACTACAAAGAACAAAACTcaaattatatctaaacaaattaaCTAGACTCAACAACAAGAAACTAAGCAAAGGACAACCCAACAACAAATTAGATTGACGTTCAGGATATAGCCATTGCTTCAGTCTTTTTCCATTCATCTCAAAtgatttggataaaaaaaaaaaaaaaacccaaatctttTAACATTCTTCAAAGTACCTCAATGGTGttcataaattaaaatagaaatatatatatatatatatataaagcaaaaaCAACGAAATACCCAAATTCTTCTGGAAAACCCTAGATTTTGCTGGTGTATTTATATTGTTCTCCAAAACGTAAAAACAAACTGTTGGAGGAGAGAGAGGTACTACTTACCGCCGGTGGAGGAAAGAGAGAACCTTCTTCAACGCCAGTGGCCGGTGGATGAGAGAGACTACCTGCTGGTGGAGCAAAACTCATTCTTAGGGAAGGAGGTAGGTCGCCAGTGGCTGGAACCCTTGTGCCGGTGTGCGAGAGAGGGTAAACGACCTCCGTTGCCGGTGGCCGAAGTGAGAGAGGGTGAGCTTGTGAGGGAGAGCGGGATTTTGTGGTTTCGTAATGTAATGTACACATACATTACATCTCAAAtgattccaaaattttcacaGAAACACcaggatttcaattttttttttttttttttttttttttaatttatttaaaaatgcatcACGCAGGAGAGAAGTTGGGTCTTTGTTGGGACTCTATCATTttctagaaaagaaaatgcttcACGAAAAGCTTGTGCAATTGGATTCCCTACACTTGAATGTTTAAAATGTTCATTCAATTGTGGAATAtgtacttcaaaaaaaaaaaattgtggaataTGTATTCCTATTTTAGGAAATCTGCCCTACAATTTCTAGCCAAGTGATTATAGTAAGGCTATAAAATGCATCATtatctcctttttattttattcaactaaaaaaaaaagaaaaaaaaaagctacaaaCTCTCACTTTCTTACACTCaggacttttaaaattaccatctATCCCAAATTTAATGGTGGTTTAAAAACCATATatgggtataaaaaagtaagtataagaaaatgaaagtatgtatagcattactctttttaaaatagaaaacccAATGACTAAATTCACATAAGGTGAAAACCAAAGggctaaatatattttttcccaaaatttaaTTGGCCAAACAATGTTAATAGCTCCCTTCCCTCTTCCTTATCTCTCCCCtgatttccttctttttgcGGTGcttttttattgtcattttgaaaAACTTGGATCAATATAGTAAAGATGCAAGAAGGATTTGGCTAAATTTCTccacattttcttcttttggcaTTTAAGGGGGGCTCTCTTTATATACATTATGTGTACTATGGTTGCGCCCTTTTACCCATAAATTattcataccaaaaaaaaaaaaaaaaaaaaaagattcaccACATCTCAGGCTTGCAAAAATTTCAGGTAAATCACGGGATGAGGATAATTCCTTTGTAAAATGATAGACAATATTTCAGAACTTGACTTAAATCCGCACAGTGCAGGATCAGATAGATAAAAAAGTAGAACTTTATTAAGAGGGGCAAACTAATTTCTAATACTATATCCTAACACCACAGCATGGCAACTCCCTAATGCATAAAAACAATCACACTCGCCAACAAGAATCTGCAGTAAGAAACACTTCTCgctcaaaagaaacaaacaagatAACCACCCAGTAGAATGTGCACGTTTAGTCAGCTCTTGACTGGCCAGCTCGTGAAGAGAGGATGATGCCAACAATGAGGCCGTAGAGGGCCAGTGCTTCAGCGAAAATTAGAATAAGAATCATCCCAACAAAAAGCTTCGGCTGTTGTGCATTTGCTCTGCAAAAAATACAGTAAAACATTAGGAGAAAACGGCCTAACAGAAGGCATTTTGATCAAACAGAACACACATAAACTACCAGTATATTCAATATGACACCTTAACACCATCAATACTAGTTGCCGATTACTTCCCAgccaaataaaatcaaaaggttgttaaaaaaaagtgacatccaaacacaaaacactccaATCCAAAAAGACAAGTAATACCCTATTCCTGCAACGCTAACCATTTACTCTTAAACAGCATAGCTCAGTAAACCCAAGAAGAACAAATGTTTTAGGAGGCCAGCTACAACACTTTTTGCCATTCAGCTATATGTTATACCTTAAAACTAGAAAGATCTCACCACTAACCATATCCACATTTTtgcacaaataaaaaatcagaattaCAAGAAATCACAGAAATGCAAGCGTTGAAACATGTTCACAAAATGACAGGTTTTCATTCTATACACTAAATTTCATATGGTGaagcaaacaaaagaatatgcaTAAGTCTTATAAAAGAGGAAAACTTTTTGGCAGTAGAATAGACGGCAAGGGTGACAACAAGATCTGACACTGATAGCTACAAGCAAGAGTTAACACGTAACAGATTTCTTAGTTCTACACTTCTATAGTACGTATACAAGAGATTTTTAAGCTGAAAGACAGTTTTACATAAGCATCACAactaaaagggaaaaattacttttcactttttcattaaGATAACTCACTAGCTCCAACATGGGTTTGACATAAAAACATCTCTATCGAGAAAACATTCTAGAATAAGAAGCATATTCTAAGATGTCTACAACCCAACAATCTTGAATGACGATATGTAGAAGCACAAAAATGTACAGTCTAAAGTCCTAACAACATCACAACTTAATATCTTGTACCAAAAAAGTAGCTATggaacaaaaatgaaatttccaaaaacttcatttatcaACATATTACATATAATACATGTAAAGGCCCAGAGAAAATCATAATGAACCTCAGGGTACATATTGTTAACACTAAAATATCCCAAAGAAAAACTAGTAACTTGAACACGAAATGCTCGTATTAAAATTTCCTATGAAATCCTCAACAAATTTACGTTACCAACCCTAACCAATCATTAAATCAATCGAGGAGCAAGTTCCTCATAATCCTAaccattatatttaattaaacatttcaTATTTTGCCATCTTCGCATTCACTGCCTTTAAGGgttcttaattttttctaaattcatagAATCTGAGCTGGCAAAATCTGAACTATGAAGTTCCTTAGATTGATCCTTCAAGCAAGGCCACAGATAACATATTGATATACAAAAACGTATATGTTGAGAGGGGGAGATAGACATACCTGACACCAGCGTCACCGACGATGCCAATGGCCATACCGGCCGAGAGGCCAGCAAGGCCACAAGCGAGACCAGAGGAGAGGTGGGCGTAGCCATCGAAGAGGTAATAGGACTTGGCCTTAGGGTTGATCCCGGTGCTGATGATCACGGCGATGATGAGACCATATATACCCAACACTCCCGCCATGACCACCGGCACGATCGACTTCATCACCAGCTCCGGCCTCATCACGCCCATCGACGCCACTCCCACCCCGCTCTTCGCTGTCCCATACGCAGCCCCCATAcctgaacccaaaaaaaagaaaaaaaacacaacccgAGATCAAAACCCCTAGATCCACACCAACCGAACCCTAGATCCATTACCGAAACTCAATTATATATTCATGTATGTAAGAATTTGATTACAGGAGAAGACGAGGGCGGCAGCAGCGCCGAGGAAGCCGAAGAAAGGGGCTGTTTCATCGCCGCTGAACACCGAAGACATCTTTTCTTCGCGAAATTGACGATCTGAGAAGATAATTTCCTTTATTCTTTAAGCGGAGGGTTTGCTCGCTGATGCTTCTGGATCTCGCACCTTCCTCAGCGGGCCAATGTCTTTTGATCTTCAGATTGTCTCAACCTTACGACGAAATAGTGGCTCGTAATTACAGAAACACCCTCGTCTGTACGTGACCGATGGGAATGAAAATCTTTCGGCTTTTATACATGATATTGGCCCATCTGACGAGGACtggacgaaaaaaaaaaaaaactcttttgggcttttgcaatttttttcccGCTTTACAATGTAATAGAAGCCCAAGAAAAGATGGGCAACATNNNNNNNNNNNNNNNNNNNNNNNNNNNNNNNNNNNNNNNNNNNNNNNNNNNNNNNNNNNNNNNNNNNNNNNNNNNNNNNNNNNNNNNNNNNNNNNNNNNNNNNNNNNNNNNNNNNNNNNNNNNNNNNNNNNNNNNNNNNNNNNNNNNNNNNNNNNNNNNNNNNNNNNNNNNNNNNNNNNNNNNNNNNNNNNNNNNAATGCCACTGTTTACGTTTATCCTTGTCTCTTTACGTTTTGCTGCTCTTTCTTCACTCctgaaagaaaaaggagaggaTACAGTAGGAGATCGTGCTTTGATTCCACTTATAGTTGAGGATTTTGAGAAGCTGCCACACAAACATTTTATGAGAATAATCTACAAGTTTCCTTAATGAAAACGTTACAAAATACCTGTCTATCCTGGTAACTATCCATTTTAGCTAGTTCCAATTTAGAAAATGAAATCGAGAAAAGGAGTTTCCCTCTGCAAATCAATTACTATATTTATCAAGTATAAGCATGACCCAGGTGGATCTGGccagacccagccgtgggtcacggCGGTCCTCGGAATACGCCCATCAACCCAGCGCCGAACGCCATCCCGGGAATACGCACATAGCCACTGCACAAAGCCACCATCTTTCGGATCACGATTATTTTCCAGTTTGGGTTAGTTTGTTTTGTTCCTTCAAACATGGTAAGATTTCTTCAAGCTGGGTCCGGCCAGAACCCAGCGGCTGGCCTGAGAAAAAATTTTCAGTGCgtgtgagagagagtgagagagagagaggcatcGGGGCCAGCACTAGCAGATAactttttttctctgctgccagTGTTGCGTGTgactcagagagagagatttaatttaatttaaatttttttcattttttttcattttctctcttttgccgGCCAAACCCAAAAAGGCTTAAATTTTTTGCTTTCTCGTGC encodes the following:
- the LOC132190379 gene encoding V-type proton ATPase 16 kDa proteolipid subunit, producing the protein MSSVFSGDETAPFFGFLGAAAALVFSCMGAAYGTAKSGVGVASMGVMRPELVMKSIVPVVMAGVLGIYGLIIAVIISTGINPKAKSYYLFDGYAHLSSGLACGLAGLSAGMAIGIVGDAGVRANAQQPKLFVGMILILIFAEALALYGLIVGIILSSRAGQSRAD